Proteins from a single region of Paraflavitalea devenefica:
- the holA gene encoding DNA polymerase III subunit delta has product MSAEKILSDWKKKQFKPIYWLEGEEDFFIDKVVNYAEHHILSEAEAGFNLTVFYGKDASWPDVINACRRYPMFSDRQVVLLKEAQQMRDIDKLEPYIDNPLKSTIFVVSYKEKKVDGRSKLAKTLKEKGEMLTTKKMYDNQLPDWTNDLVQSKGYSISQKALLLLVDHIGNDLSRINNEIDKMLVNLGERRNITEDDIEKYVGVSKEYNPFELQSAVASRDLAKAMRIIQYFEANPKAAPIQLVLPTIYNLFSKTYMIFGQSGKDEKTIATNIGVNAWFVKDYLLTAKNYGYEGTEGALLLLHQYNLKSIGVNDVGTTDASLLKEMVAKMMS; this is encoded by the coding sequence ATGTCTGCTGAAAAAATATTGTCCGACTGGAAAAAAAAACAATTTAAACCGATCTATTGGCTGGAAGGAGAAGAAGATTTCTTTATTGATAAAGTGGTTAATTATGCGGAGCATCATATCCTGAGTGAGGCGGAAGCGGGGTTTAACCTCACCGTATTTTATGGCAAGGATGCCAGTTGGCCCGATGTCATCAATGCCTGCCGCCGTTATCCCATGTTTTCCGACAGGCAGGTGGTATTACTGAAAGAAGCGCAGCAAATGCGGGATATTGACAAGCTGGAGCCTTACATTGACAATCCTTTAAAGTCAACGATATTCGTTGTATCATATAAAGAAAAAAAGGTGGATGGGCGCAGTAAGCTGGCCAAAACCCTGAAAGAAAAAGGGGAAATGCTGACCACCAAAAAAATGTATGATAACCAGTTGCCCGACTGGACCAATGACCTGGTACAATCAAAAGGTTATTCCATATCACAGAAAGCTTTATTGCTCCTGGTAGATCATATAGGCAATGATCTCAGCCGGATCAATAATGAGATTGATAAAATGCTGGTGAACCTCGGTGAACGCAGGAATATTACAGAAGATGATATTGAGAAATATGTAGGGGTAAGCAAGGAATACAATCCTTTTGAATTGCAGAGTGCTGTAGCTTCCAGGGACCTGGCAAAAGCCATGCGCATCATCCAGTACTTTGAAGCCAATCCCAAAGCTGCTCCCATACAACTTGTATTGCCTACTATCTACAACCTTTTCAGCAAAACCTATATGATCTTTGGCCAGAGTGGCAAGGACGAGAAAACAATCGCCACCAACATTGGTGTTAATGCATGGTTTGTAAAAGACTATTTATTGACGGCCAAAAACTATGGCTATGAAGGTACCGAAGGCGCCCTGTTGCTGTTACATCAATACAACCTCAAAAGCATCGGGGTAAATGATGTAGGTACTACAGATGCCTCCTTATTGAAAGAAATGGTGGCTAAGATGATGAGTTAA
- a CDS encoding coiled-coil domain-containing protein, whose protein sequence is MSTTNYPSASPQNQPPKKDSKNLIIGLLAVGILGTWGYFLWDKNKSDQTITNLQTQYVAVDSSKNELQKSFDAAVIRLDSLTGYNNELEGKLSERNSEIQKMKNQIAAKLKKERLTEREKKELASQISDLNAKINNLEQEVARLTQENQVLTTEKTQLTADKEKLTTDLATTNTAKVELEKKVDIASTLNASAIAITPIDERSGGKEKVTTTAKRVDKLVISFDVDNRIAPPGSTEVYVSVTDPEGKPVTVEALGSGTFTTREEGDKFYTFKMPVNIETGKKVHVEYPWKQNSGFKKGNYKIEVYHNGFKIGESVRELKKGGLFS, encoded by the coding sequence ATGAGCACAACCAATTATCCATCAGCCAGTCCACAAAATCAACCTCCCAAAAAGGATTCTAAGAATCTTATCATTGGCTTATTAGCCGTTGGTATCCTTGGAACCTGGGGCTATTTTCTGTGGGACAAAAACAAGTCTGATCAAACGATCACTAACCTGCAAACACAGTATGTTGCAGTAGACTCTTCCAAGAATGAATTGCAAAAGAGCTTTGATGCTGCTGTTATCCGCCTCGATTCACTGACCGGTTACAACAATGAACTGGAAGGTAAACTGAGCGAGCGCAACAGCGAGATCCAGAAAATGAAAAATCAGATCGCCGCTAAGCTGAAAAAAGAAAGGCTTACTGAAAGAGAGAAAAAGGAACTTGCTTCCCAGATCTCTGATCTGAACGCCAAGATCAACAACCTGGAGCAGGAAGTTGCCCGCTTAACACAGGAAAACCAAGTCCTGACCACTGAGAAAACTCAGTTGACAGCCGACAAGGAAAAACTGACTACAGACCTGGCAACTACCAATACCGCTAAGGTTGAGCTGGAAAAGAAAGTAGACATCGCTTCTACGCTGAATGCTTCTGCTATTGCTATCACTCCTATCGATGAAAGAAGTGGTGGTAAAGAAAAAGTAACTACTACTGCAAAACGCGTAGACAAGCTGGTTATCTCTTTCGATGTTGACAACCGTATCGCTCCTCCCGGTTCTACTGAAGTGTATGTTTCAGTAACTGATCCCGAAGGAAAACCAGTAACTGTTGAAGCACTGGGTTCCGGTACCTTCACTACCCGTGAAGAAGGCGATAAGTTCTACACTTTCAAAATGCCTGTTAACATTGAAACCGGTAAGAAAGTACACGTAGAATATCCCTGGAAACAAAACAGCGGATTCAAGAAAGGTAACTACAAGATTGAAGTTTATCACAATGGCTTCAAGATCGGAGAAAGTGTACGTGAACTGAAGAAAGGTGGCCTTTTCTCATAA
- a CDS encoding AIR synthase related protein, which yields MSLYSQRGVSAQKEEVHKATEKLDKGLYPFAFCKIYPDYLTGDDNWVNLMHADGAGTKSILAYLYWKETGDISVWKGIAQDAIVMNLDDLLCVGIHDNLLFSSTIDRNKKLIPGEVLEVIINGTQEFFDELKQFGVNIHFLGGETADVGDVVRTIAVNGTMTARWPKQKLVTNDKIQPGDVIVGFASYGQTVYETAYNSGIGSNGLTSARHDVLGKYYAQQFKESYENALSDEVVYIGPHRMTDTVDGYAVGQLLLSPTRTYAPLLKQLFDHHFDAIHGLIHCSGGGQTKCMKYLPGNFRIVKDNLFEPPVIFRIIQQASGSDLREMYQVFNMGHRLEIFTPEASAAAMIQTAATLGMEAKIVGRVEAGSKKELILKTAGEEIIY from the coding sequence ATGAGTTTATATTCACAGCGGGGCGTTTCAGCTCAGAAAGAAGAAGTTCACAAGGCCACTGAAAAACTGGATAAAGGCTTGTATCCCTTTGCTTTTTGTAAAATATATCCCGATTATCTTACCGGCGACGACAACTGGGTGAACCTGATGCATGCCGACGGGGCAGGCACCAAGAGCATCCTGGCTTACCTGTACTGGAAAGAAACCGGCGATATCAGTGTATGGAAGGGCATTGCCCAGGATGCCATTGTGATGAACCTGGACGACCTGCTTTGCGTGGGCATCCACGATAATCTGCTGTTTTCTTCTACGATTGACCGTAATAAAAAATTAATTCCCGGTGAAGTGCTGGAAGTTATTATCAACGGCACCCAGGAATTCTTTGATGAACTGAAGCAATTTGGGGTGAACATTCACTTCCTGGGCGGGGAAACGGCCGATGTAGGCGATGTGGTACGTACCATCGCGGTCAATGGCACCATGACGGCCCGCTGGCCCAAACAAAAGCTGGTGACCAACGACAAGATACAGCCCGGTGATGTGATTGTAGGCTTTGCCAGCTATGGGCAAACGGTGTATGAAACTGCTTACAACAGCGGTATTGGCAGTAATGGCCTTACCAGCGCCCGGCATGATGTGCTGGGTAAATACTATGCACAGCAGTTCAAAGAATCCTACGAAAACGCTTTAAGCGATGAAGTTGTTTACATCGGACCGCATAGAATGACGGATACGGTTGATGGCTATGCTGTCGGCCAGCTTCTGCTAAGTCCCACCCGTACTTATGCGCCCTTGCTGAAGCAGTTATTTGACCATCACTTCGATGCCATTCACGGTTTGATCCATTGCAGTGGCGGGGGGCAAACCAAATGCATGAAATACCTGCCGGGCAACTTCCGCATCGTGAAAGATAACCTGTTTGAGCCACCGGTTATCTTCCGGATCATACAGCAGGCTTCGGGCAGTGACCTGCGTGAAATGTACCAGGTATTCAATATGGGCCACCGGCTGGAAATATTTACACCCGAGGCATCTGCCGCTGCGATGATCCAAACAGCAGCAACGCTGGGTATGGAAGCAAAGATCGTAGGAAGGGTAGAGGCAGGAAGTAAGAAAGAACTGATACTGAAGACTGCCGGCGAAGAGATTATTTACTAA
- a CDS encoding S9 family peptidase, with protein sequence MKNLCLLLLALWLTACNQPSTTMQPYQWPKDIKTPLAEKNPKEFKVHGDTRVDDYYWLNQRENQKVLDYLKAENAYLDTMMSGTKAFQEKLFAELKGRIKEKDESLPYKDNGYWYYSRFEEGKQYPIYCRKKETLEAPEEIILDQNKMAEGFKYYSIGGRSVSDNNELLAFTVDSVSRRLYGLQFKNLQTGSIYPEIIPNVEGGDLAWASDNKTIFYIKKDLTTLLGYQVWRHVLGTDPKQDVLVYEEKDNRFYMGLFRSKSKKYIGIVSDMNQVSTEYRLLEAAAPTGAFKIFQPRQEKLQYSVEHFNDKFYVLTDWEAPNFRLMETPEGKTGKENWKEVIPHRKDVYLSGLTVFKNHLVLGEVKDALNQLRIINQTDKKDFYVKFDEPVYTAFVNVNPDFNTNVLRLSYTSMTTPASIYDYNMDTQQKELKKQTEILGGFKKEDYTSERLWATARDGVKVPVSLVYKKGVQKDAGNPLLLYAYGSYGSSSFPAFNRNVISLLDRGFVYAVAHVRGGQEMGRQWYDDGHLFKKKNTFYDFIDCAEFLINEKYTTKEHLYANGGSAGGLLMGAITNIRPDLWHGVVADVPFVDVITTMSDPSIPLTTGEYEEWGNPADSAEYFYIKSYSPYDNVEKKAYPNLLVTTGLHDSQVQYFEPAKWVAKLRELKTDSNIVLLKTNMEAGHGGSSGRFDYLKEVALRYAFLLALEGKTE encoded by the coding sequence ATGAAAAATCTATGTCTGTTGCTGTTAGCGCTATGGCTCACAGCCTGTAATCAACCTTCAACAACTATGCAACCATATCAATGGCCTAAGGATATTAAAACGCCGCTTGCCGAAAAGAACCCCAAAGAATTTAAAGTGCATGGCGATACCCGGGTAGATGATTATTACTGGCTGAACCAGCGCGAGAACCAGAAAGTACTGGATTACCTGAAAGCGGAGAATGCTTACCTGGACACCATGATGTCGGGCACCAAAGCTTTCCAGGAAAAGCTCTTTGCCGAACTGAAAGGCCGTATCAAGGAAAAAGATGAATCATTGCCGTATAAGGACAATGGTTACTGGTATTACTCCCGTTTTGAAGAAGGGAAGCAATATCCCATCTATTGCCGGAAGAAAGAAACCCTGGAAGCGCCGGAAGAGATCATACTGGACCAGAATAAGATGGCCGAAGGATTCAAATACTATTCCATTGGCGGCAGGTCGGTAAGTGATAACAATGAATTGCTGGCGTTTACAGTAGACTCTGTAAGCCGTCGCTTATATGGCCTGCAATTCAAAAACCTGCAAACAGGCAGCATCTATCCCGAAATAATTCCCAATGTAGAAGGCGGCGATCTTGCCTGGGCGTCGGATAACAAGACGATCTTTTATATTAAAAAGGACCTTACCACTTTATTGGGCTACCAGGTTTGGCGCCATGTACTGGGCACCGATCCCAAACAGGATGTGCTGGTATATGAAGAAAAAGACAACCGCTTCTATATGGGGCTATTCCGCAGCAAGTCCAAAAAGTATATAGGTATTGTTTCGGATATGAACCAGGTGTCTACAGAATACCGCCTGCTGGAAGCTGCCGCACCAACCGGCGCCTTCAAAATATTCCAGCCCCGGCAGGAGAAGCTTCAATACAGCGTGGAGCATTTCAACGATAAGTTCTATGTGCTTACGGATTGGGAGGCGCCCAACTTCAGGCTGATGGAAACGCCGGAAGGGAAGACGGGCAAAGAGAACTGGAAAGAAGTAATACCACACCGTAAAGATGTTTACCTGTCTGGCCTGACGGTATTTAAAAACCACCTGGTGCTGGGAGAAGTGAAAGATGCGTTGAACCAGTTGCGTATTATTAACCAGACCGACAAGAAGGATTTCTATGTGAAATTTGATGAGCCTGTTTATACAGCATTTGTGAATGTAAATCCTGATTTCAATACCAATGTGCTGCGCCTTTCTTACACATCTATGACTACCCCTGCTTCCATCTATGATTATAATATGGATACCCAACAGAAGGAGCTCAAGAAACAGACTGAAATACTGGGTGGCTTTAAGAAAGAAGACTATACCTCAGAGCGTTTATGGGCTACTGCCCGCGACGGTGTGAAAGTGCCGGTATCACTCGTGTACAAAAAAGGTGTGCAGAAAGATGCCGGTAACCCCTTGTTGCTGTATGCGTATGGTTCGTATGGCTCCAGCTCATTCCCTGCTTTTAACAGAAATGTGATCAGCCTGCTGGACCGTGGCTTTGTATATGCAGTGGCGCATGTACGTGGCGGTCAGGAAATGGGACGCCAGTGGTATGATGACGGTCACTTATTTAAAAAGAAAAATACCTTCTACGATTTTATTGATTGTGCGGAATTCCTGATCAATGAAAAATATACCACCAAAGAGCACCTGTATGCCAATGGCGGCAGCGCCGGTGGTTTGCTGATGGGCGCTATTACCAACATACGTCCTGATCTGTGGCATGGGGTAGTGGCCGATGTGCCCTTTGTAGATGTGATCACTACCATGAGCGATCCCAGTATCCCGCTTACAACAGGCGAATATGAGGAATGGGGCAACCCGGCCGACAGTGCGGAATACTTCTATATCAAGTCTTATTCTCCCTACGATAATGTAGAAAAGAAGGCTTATCCCAACCTGCTGGTCACCACAGGGTTGCATGATTCCCAGGTGCAATACTTTGAACCTGCCAAGTGGGTGGCCAAACTGCGCGAATTGAAAACGGATAGCAATATTGTGTTACTCAAAACCAATATGGAAGCCGGTCATGGAGGCTCATCGGGCCGCTTTGACTACCTGAAAGAGGTGGCCTTACGGTATGCCTTCCTGTTGGCGCTGGAGGGGAAAACGGAGTAA
- a CDS encoding ABC-F family ATP-binding cassette domain-containing protein: MITVNNVTLSFGKRVLFDEVNLSFTKGNCYGVIGANGAGKSTFLKILSGEIEPNKGTIDITPGERMAVLNQNHFAFDDFTVLNTVLMGHTKLWKVMQDRDAIYAKEDFTEEDGIRAGELEGEFGEMGGYTAESDAATLLSELGVGEELHQSLMKDISGALKVRVLLAQALFGNPDILILDEPTNNLDVVTISWLENFLAEYENIVIVVSHDRHFLDSVCTHVADVDRQKIKIYTGNYTFWYESSQLAARQQGDKNKKMEEKRKDLMEFIARFSANASKSKQATSRKKALEKLVIEEITASNRKYPGIIFKQLREVGNQILNVEKLSASIDGRVLFSNVNFMVNKGDKIAVVADDQMAVTAFFEIINGKLAAASGKFEWGSTVSKAYLPNDNSEFFTSNFNLMDWLRQYVPPHVTDVDEPFLRGFLGKMLFSGDEIMKKTTVLSGGEKVRCMISRMMLQDPNVVILDEPTNHLDLESIQSFNESMENFKGIVLITSHDHTFLQTVANRIIELTPTGVIDKLMTFDEYLEEKQARKLKVA, from the coding sequence ATGATCACAGTAAATAATGTAACGCTCTCTTTTGGTAAGCGGGTTTTGTTTGATGAAGTAAACCTTTCTTTCACTAAAGGCAATTGCTATGGTGTTATTGGCGCCAATGGCGCCGGGAAATCTACTTTCCTGAAAATATTGTCTGGCGAGATCGAGCCCAATAAAGGCACAATCGATATCACGCCCGGTGAACGGATGGCCGTTTTAAATCAAAACCATTTTGCATTTGATGACTTCACTGTTCTGAATACAGTGCTGATGGGGCATACCAAACTGTGGAAGGTGATGCAGGACCGTGATGCTATTTATGCCAAAGAGGACTTTACAGAAGAAGATGGCATCCGTGCCGGTGAGCTGGAAGGCGAGTTTGGTGAAATGGGTGGTTATACGGCCGAGAGTGATGCCGCTACTTTGCTGAGTGAACTGGGCGTAGGAGAAGAACTGCACCAGAGCCTGATGAAAGACATCAGCGGTGCGCTCAAAGTACGGGTATTGCTGGCGCAGGCGTTGTTTGGCAATCCGGATATCCTCATCCTCGATGAGCCTACCAACAACCTGGACGTAGTAACCATTTCCTGGCTGGAGAATTTCCTGGCCGAATACGAGAACATCGTGATCGTGGTATCGCACGACCGTCACTTCCTCGATTCAGTATGTACACACGTAGCGGATGTAGACCGTCAAAAGATCAAGATCTATACCGGTAACTATACCTTCTGGTACGAGAGCAGCCAGTTGGCTGCCCGTCAGCAGGGGGACAAGAACAAGAAGATGGAGGAAAAGCGTAAGGACCTCATGGAGTTCATTGCGCGATTCAGTGCCAATGCTTCCAAATCCAAGCAGGCTACTTCCCGTAAGAAAGCTTTGGAGAAACTGGTCATTGAAGAAATTACGGCTTCCAACCGTAAATATCCGGGTATCATCTTTAAGCAACTGCGTGAAGTAGGTAACCAGATATTGAATGTAGAAAAGCTGTCTGCGTCAATAGATGGCCGTGTATTGTTCAGCAATGTGAACTTCATGGTCAATAAAGGAGATAAGATCGCTGTAGTGGCCGATGACCAGATGGCGGTAACTGCTTTCTTCGAGATCATCAATGGCAAACTGGCTGCTGCCAGTGGCAAATTTGAATGGGGCAGCACCGTATCCAAAGCCTACCTGCCCAATGATAACTCTGAATTTTTCACCAGCAACTTCAACCTCATGGATTGGCTGCGCCAGTATGTGCCGCCGCATGTAACAGATGTGGATGAGCCTTTCCTGCGTGGTTTCCTGGGTAAAATGCTGTTCAGCGGTGATGAGATCATGAAGAAAACCACTGTATTGAGCGGAGGGGAAAAAGTACGTTGCATGATCAGCCGTATGATGCTGCAGGACCCTAATGTGGTGATCCTCGATGAGCCTACCAACCACCTTGACCTGGAATCCATCCAATCGTTCAACGAAAGCATGGAAAACTTCAAAGGCATCGTGCTGATCACTTCCCATGACCATACCTTCCTGCAAACGGTGGCCAACCGTATTATCGAATTAACACCTACAGGCGTTATTGATAAGCTCATGACCTTCGATGAATACCTCGAAGAAAAGCAGGCACGGAAGCTGAAAGTAGCTTAA
- a CDS encoding bifunctional riboflavin kinase/FAD synthetase has protein sequence MKVYYSTDDMPAFNRAVLTIGTFDGVHLGHQQILEQLKQEAARIAGETVIITFHPHPRKVVSGTQPAFHLLNTIEERIELLDKNGIDHLVVVPFTAAFAQQTPEAYIEHFLIEKFHPHTIIIGYDHRFGQGRTGNYKLLEAYSDRSGFRLMEIPPHVIDENTVSSTRIRQAILDGRIEPANTLLGYDFFFEGTVVEGNKLGRVLGYPTANLRMENEEKLVPGNGIYVVEAELGGQKSEVGSQKSNLEFQTSDLRPQISVLRGMMSIGIRPTITDNRRTIEVNLFDFNADIYGRTLRVYVKKYLRPEEKFDGLEALKVQLAKDKEDSLRYFGLNSSS, from the coding sequence ATGAAAGTCTATTATTCAACAGATGATATGCCTGCCTTTAACCGGGCAGTGCTTACGATAGGGACGTTTGACGGGGTACACCTGGGTCATCAGCAAATACTGGAACAACTGAAGCAGGAAGCCGCCAGGATAGCAGGGGAAACGGTGATTATCACTTTCCATCCGCATCCGCGTAAAGTAGTGTCCGGCACCCAGCCGGCTTTCCACCTGCTCAATACCATTGAGGAAAGGATTGAATTACTGGATAAAAACGGGATTGACCACCTGGTAGTGGTGCCTTTTACGGCTGCCTTTGCGCAACAAACCCCGGAAGCCTATATAGAGCATTTCCTGATAGAAAAATTCCACCCCCACACCATCATTATCGGGTACGACCACCGCTTCGGACAGGGCAGAACAGGGAATTATAAGCTATTAGAGGCTTATAGCGACCGTTCCGGCTTCCGGCTGATGGAAATACCACCCCATGTAATTGATGAAAATACAGTGAGTTCTACCCGCATCAGGCAGGCTATCCTGGACGGGCGGATTGAACCCGCCAATACCTTGCTGGGATATGATTTCTTTTTTGAAGGAACGGTAGTGGAAGGGAATAAGCTGGGACGTGTTTTAGGTTATCCTACCGCCAACCTGCGCATGGAGAATGAAGAAAAGCTGGTTCCCGGCAATGGTATTTATGTGGTGGAAGCGGAACTTGGAGGTCAGAAGTCCGAAGTCGGAAGTCAGAAATCGAACCTGGAGTTTCAGACCTCAGACCTCAGACCTCAGATTTCAGTGCTCCGTGGCATGATGAGCATCGGCATACGCCCGACGATCACGGATAACAGGCGCACCATTGAAGTAAACCTGTTTGACTTTAATGCCGATATTTATGGCCGCACGCTGCGGGTATATGTAAAAAAATACCTCCGCCCGGAAGAAAAGTTCGACGGGCTGGAAGCGCTGAAAGTGCAACTGGCAAAAGACAAAGAAGATTCGCTTCGCTATTTCGGGCTTAACTCATCATCTTAG
- a CDS encoding succinate dehydrogenase/fumarate reductase iron-sulfur subunit — protein sequence MEHYNMNLTLKVWRQKNKDDRGQFETYQVKNISSEMSFLEMFDVLNEELIRDGKDPITFDHDCREGICGACSMYIDGRPHGPWQANTTCQLHMRAYKDGDTIVVEPWRAKAFPVIKDLMVDRSAFDRIIQSGGYISVNTGNPVDANAIPIDKDKADLAFANAACIGCGACVAACKNSSAMLFVSAKVSHLALLPQGNPERKDRAINMIAQMDKEGFGGCTNTGACEAVCPKEISISNIARLNTEYLRAGLTIDK from the coding sequence ATGGAGCATTATAACATGAACCTGACCCTCAAGGTCTGGAGACAGAAGAATAAAGATGACAGGGGACAATTTGAAACCTACCAGGTAAAGAATATTTCTTCGGAAATGTCTTTCCTGGAGATGTTTGATGTATTGAATGAAGAGCTTATCCGTGACGGAAAAGACCCTATTACTTTTGACCATGACTGCCGGGAAGGTATTTGTGGCGCCTGCTCCATGTATATTGATGGCCGCCCACATGGTCCCTGGCAAGCCAATACTACCTGCCAGTTGCACATGCGGGCCTATAAAGACGGCGATACCATTGTGGTTGAACCCTGGAGGGCCAAAGCTTTCCCGGTGATCAAGGACCTGATGGTAGACCGTAGTGCCTTTGACCGCATCATTCAATCTGGTGGTTATATTTCCGTGAATACCGGTAACCCGGTTGACGCCAATGCTATTCCGATTGATAAGGATAAAGCCGACCTGGCATTTGCGAATGCGGCCTGTATCGGTTGCGGCGCCTGTGTCGCAGCTTGTAAGAACAGTTCTGCCATGCTCTTTGTATCGGCCAAAGTAAGCCACCTCGCCTTATTGCCGCAGGGTAATCCGGAGCGTAAAGACCGCGCCATTAATATGATTGCACAGATGGACAAAGAAGGATTTGGTGGTTGTACCAATACCGGCGCCTGCGAAGCGGTATGCCCCAAAGAGATCTCCATCAGCAACATTGCCCGTCTTAACACTGAGTACCTGCGGGCCGGCCTTACTATTGATAAATAA
- a CDS encoding VOC family protein, translating to MEYKVPAQTRIGHVHLKVSDIDKSLAFYRDLLGFEVIQRYGAQAVFISAGGYHHHIGLNTWHSRNAPPAPQNAPGLYHTAILYPTRKDLAIILKRLIAARYPLTGMSDHGVSEAIYLDDPDGNGVELYWDKPKEQWPLDGAGNLQMVTARLNVESLLAEATA from the coding sequence ATGGAATACAAAGTACCTGCTCAAACCCGTATCGGTCACGTGCATTTAAAAGTGTCTGATATAGATAAGTCCCTTGCTTTTTATCGTGACCTGCTGGGATTTGAGGTCATACAACGTTATGGCGCCCAGGCTGTTTTTATATCAGCGGGCGGTTACCACCACCATATTGGCCTGAATACCTGGCATAGTCGTAATGCCCCTCCGGCGCCGCAAAATGCCCCCGGCTTATATCATACGGCCATCCTGTATCCCACCCGTAAAGACCTGGCCATTATCCTCAAAAGATTGATAGCCGCCAGGTATCCGTTGACCGGTATGTCGGATCACGGCGTATCCGAGGCTATTTACCTGGACGATCCGGATGGGAATGGGGTAGAGCTGTATTGGGATAAACCAAAAGAACAATGGCCGCTCGATGGGGCCGGGAATCTCCAGATGGTAACAGCGCGGCTCAATGTAGAAAGCCTGCTGGCTGAGGCTACCGCTTGA